A single genomic interval of Tursiops truncatus isolate mTurTru1 chromosome 16, mTurTru1.mat.Y, whole genome shotgun sequence harbors:
- the LOC141276717 gene encoding LOW QUALITY PROTEIN: uncharacterized protein (The sequence of the model RefSeq protein was modified relative to this genomic sequence to represent the inferred CDS: substituted 1 base at 1 genomic stop codon), whose amino-acid sequence MMLENHLCQWAFLKKSWLNEHKRIHTGKKPHGCSVCGKTFSKKFKLIEHQRTHKGEKPYVCSECGKAFLRKFXLTEHQKTHMGNKPHACREKPHVCNECGKGFSRKSQFILHQKVHTGEKSHICSECGKSFIQKGRLIKHQRVHTGEKPYGYSDCGKAFTTNTMLVVHQRTHRGERPYGCNECGRTFTTKTMLVVHQRTHRGERPYGCNECGRAFTTKTMLIQRTHTGERLYGCNECGKAFSHMPCLVKHKRTHTREKEVDSVKVEYPSIKGHSLLDTSELLQGKSPVNMVTVQMPSANPHSSLHISGLLTDRNVVLMEQSDARAAPSGHNRKFVQERKRMNALNVVMPAVANYILFYGTKNT is encoded by the exons ATGATGCTGGAGAACCACCTGTGTCAGTGGG ccttcctCAAGAAGTCTTGGCTCAACGAACATAAGAGAATTCATACAGGAAAGAAACCCCATGGATGCAGTGTGTGTGGGAAAACTTTCTCCAAGAAGTTCAAGCTCATTGAACATCAGCGAACTCACaaaggagagaaaccctatgtgTGCAGTGAGTGTGGAAAAGCCTTCCTCAGGAAATTTTAGCTTACTGAACATCAGAAGACTCATATGGGAAATAAACCCCATGCATGCA gagaaaaaccCCATGTATGCAATGAGTGTGGGAAAGGTTTCTCCAGAAAATCACAGTTCATTTTGCATCAGAAAGTTCATACAGGAGAGAAATCTCATATATGTAGTGAATGTGGAAAAAGTTTCATACAGAAGGGCA GACTCATTAAacatcagagagttcacacaggagagaaaccctatggaTACAGTGACTGTGGAAAAGCCTTCACTACAAATACAATGCTCGTTGTCCATCAAAGAACTCACAGGGGAGAGAGGCCCTATGGATGCAACGAGTGTGGGAGAACCTTCACTACAAAGACAATGCTCGTTGTCCATCAAAGAACTCACAGGGGAGAGAGGCCCTATGGATGCAACGAGTGTGGGAGAGCCTTCACTACAAAGACAATGCTCATCCAAAGAACTCACACGGGAGAGAGGCTCTATGGATGCAACGAGTGTGGGAAAGCTTTCTCCCACATGCCATGCCTGGTTAAACACAAGAGGACAcacacaagagagaaagaagtagaTTCAGTGAAGGTGGAATATCCTTCCATAAAGGGTCACAGCTTATTAGATACTAGTGAACTCCTGCAAGGGAAAAGCCCTGTTAATATGGTAACTGTGCAGATGCCTTCTGCGAACCCTCACTCATCATTACACATCAGTGGGCTCCTCACAGATAGGAATGTAGTCCTTATGGAACAGTCAGATGCCAGAGCTGCACCCTCAGGACATAACAGAAAGTTTGTGCAGGAGAGGAAGCGCATGAATGCGCTGAATGTGGTTATGCCTGCAGTGGCCAATTACATCTTATTTTATGGCACAAAAAACACATAG